In a single window of the Olivibacter sp. SDN3 genome:
- a CDS encoding iron ABC transporter permease, giving the protein MKNYSIILLGLGVLLLLSAALSVCVGAVKINAGELRSLVAYRLSISDEINFTRQQEAVLFSLRLPRVLLGILVGSSLAIAGAAMQGLFRNPLAEPGLIGISSGASLFAVLVIVLEVKFLTIAFGYHALAIAAFAGACITTFLVYSVANVGGKTNIATLLLVGIAINALAGSFTGLLTYMSSDEQLRNITFWSLGSLGGASWKTVTSILPFVVIPLIGLPLIAKQLNAIALGEAQAGHMGVNVSLLKKLIIVLATLGVGASVAVSGVIGFVGLVVPHILRMAFSADNRLIIPGSALLGATVLVLADLVSRTLVAPAELPIGILTAMIGTPIFMYIIFRERRKRNWN; this is encoded by the coding sequence TTGAAAAACTACAGTATCATATTACTTGGATTGGGTGTATTGTTGTTGCTATCAGCTGCATTATCGGTTTGCGTCGGTGCTGTAAAAATTAATGCCGGAGAGCTGAGATCTTTAGTCGCCTATCGCTTAAGTATAAGCGATGAGATCAATTTTACGAGGCAACAGGAAGCTGTGCTGTTCAGCTTGCGATTACCGAGAGTGCTATTGGGCATTCTGGTAGGAAGCAGCTTAGCTATAGCAGGGGCCGCTATGCAGGGCCTTTTCAGAAATCCATTGGCTGAACCTGGGTTAATAGGTATTTCCTCGGGAGCTTCCCTGTTCGCTGTATTGGTGATTGTTTTAGAAGTCAAGTTTTTAACAATAGCTTTTGGTTATCATGCCTTGGCGATAGCCGCTTTTGCTGGTGCATGTATCACCACTTTTTTGGTCTACAGCGTTGCCAATGTTGGCGGAAAAACAAATATTGCAACTTTATTATTGGTGGGTATTGCCATCAATGCACTTGCCGGGTCCTTTACCGGATTGCTAACTTATATGTCAAGTGATGAACAATTGCGCAATATTACTTTCTGGAGTTTAGGCAGTTTGGGAGGAGCGAGCTGGAAAACGGTGACCAGTATTCTGCCTTTTGTGGTCATCCCACTGATTGGCTTGCCCTTGATAGCTAAACAGCTTAATGCAATAGCCCTTGGAGAAGCTCAGGCAGGACATATGGGGGTCAATGTGAGCCTCCTGAAGAAGTTGATTATTGTTTTAGCTACCTTGGGTGTAGGAGCATCGGTCGCGGTGTCAGGTGTGATTGGCTTCGTTGGGTTGGTCGTGCCACATATTTTAAGAATGGCCTTTTCTGCCGATAATCGATTGATAATTCCCGGTTCGGCATTATTGGGAGCTACCGTGTTGGTTTTGGCAGATTTAGTGTCCAGGACCTTGGTGGCGCCGGCAGAGCTTCCAATAGGGATATTGACGGCAATGATTGGAACACCCATATTTATGTATATCATTTTCAGGGAGCGAAGAAAAAGAAACTGGAATTAA
- a CDS encoding hemin-degrading factor produces MDSTKASLREKYNTFKTQHPKVRIRDAAKELGVTEAELVAVSTGTIQLRREIEEILKEVPSLGYVMALTRNDFAVHERKGEYRKVGVNGHVGLVVNPDIDLRLFLNAWKFAFSVNENGRKSLQFFGKDGEAVHKIYLQDQSNEEAYNQLVANFKAEDQEESLVIEDTPGKMDEKPDNEIDVDAFKAAWLALKDTHEFHGMLRKFGVTRTQAMRLAPDRHTHKIDLGVLKSILEAVSARSLEIMVFIGNKGCIQIHTGQAKRLLQTGPWFNVLDPEFNMHLREDAIENIWVVKKPTDDGHVTSIEAYDAAGDIIVQFFGKRKPGIPEREDWRKVIADSMNADQLLEA; encoded by the coding sequence ATGGATTCTACAAAAGCGTCTTTAAGAGAAAAGTATAATACATTCAAAACACAACATCCAAAAGTACGTATACGGGATGCCGCCAAAGAACTTGGTGTAACAGAGGCAGAGCTGGTCGCCGTATCTACAGGCACCATACAGCTCAGAAGGGAAATAGAAGAGATACTGAAAGAGGTGCCTTCTTTAGGTTATGTGATGGCTTTAACGCGGAATGATTTTGCCGTACACGAGCGGAAGGGCGAATACCGTAAAGTAGGTGTTAATGGCCATGTTGGCTTGGTCGTGAACCCGGATATCGATTTACGTCTATTCTTAAATGCATGGAAGTTTGCATTTTCGGTAAATGAAAATGGACGGAAAAGCCTCCAGTTTTTTGGCAAAGACGGGGAGGCTGTCCATAAAATCTACTTGCAAGATCAAAGTAACGAAGAGGCTTATAACCAACTGGTAGCAAACTTCAAAGCCGAAGATCAGGAGGAATCTTTGGTTATAGAAGATACACCGGGAAAAATGGATGAGAAACCTGACAATGAAATAGATGTCGATGCTTTTAAGGCTGCTTGGTTGGCTTTAAAAGACACCCATGAATTCCACGGGATGTTACGTAAGTTTGGTGTAACCCGCACGCAGGCTATGCGTTTGGCACCGGATAGGCATACCCATAAAATCGACCTCGGTGTGCTGAAAAGTATTTTGGAAGCGGTCTCGGCAAGATCCTTGGAAATTATGGTCTTTATCGGAAATAAAGGTTGTATACAGATTCATACCGGGCAGGCAAAACGGCTCTTACAAACAGGTCCTTGGTTCAATGTGCTTGATCCCGAATTCAATATGCATCTTCGGGAAGATGCCATAGAAAATATTTGGGTAGTGAAAAAACCTACAGACGACGGCCATGTAACGAGTATCGAGGCTTATGATGCAGCGGGGGATATTATTGTGCAGTTTTTTGGTAAACGTAAACCTGGAATTCCTGAGCGGGAGGACTGGAGAAAAGTTATCGCTGACTCCATGAATGCAGATCAGCTTTTGGAAGCTTAA
- a CDS encoding RagB/SusD family nutrient uptake outer membrane protein, whose translation MNTRISLTKGIWCCLLIAATMVSACSKDFIDKSDPNASSVNDAIQSEADVVNHVNGIYEALRDNDILSENSGLYTDERSDDGGRDDNQSNAGEPFQFNDFSILPSNSYLKRHWLGLYQSITRANFVLDRMEDIPFTDEGQKAQLRAQTKFLRALFYYHLVRKWGDVPLVTVPLTTQEEIQASTYRENQAVVYEQIIADLSDAVSSPLPEQQTGGNLGRVSKAAANALLGEVYLTMAKTLDNDDRQSHLEQARTYLTAAYNMRSFNRLADIPYTDVFDVDRQANCPEIIFSVVYIQGDQNFSSRIAANSQAAGETINSRRPGSGVGMRASLDLVNDYEEDDLRKDFTVKFANAPSVGDWFVTKYRDTSEAAGDNGFGGNNWVLMRYADVILQLAEIHAELGNDGEAITYLNMVRERAERPTYQEMQSLSTYTSKYPTLKLAILHERRSELAFEHKRLFDLLRFFTIEELTAFFRSKQQSEYGRASLNNFSGKDRYFPIPLDEYRLDPERMYQNPGY comes from the coding sequence ATGAATACACGCATTTCTTTGACAAAAGGTATATGGTGCTGTCTATTGATAGCGGCCACGATGGTCAGTGCTTGTAGTAAAGACTTTATCGATAAAAGTGATCCCAACGCATCCAGTGTAAACGACGCCATACAGAGTGAAGCGGATGTTGTCAACCATGTAAACGGGATTTACGAAGCTTTGCGGGACAACGATATCCTCAGCGAAAATAGCGGGTTGTATACCGACGAACGTTCGGACGATGGTGGCCGGGATGATAATCAATCCAATGCGGGAGAACCCTTTCAGTTTAATGACTTTTCGATCCTTCCCAGCAATTCTTACCTAAAACGGCATTGGTTAGGTTTATACCAGTCGATTACCCGAGCTAATTTTGTGCTCGACCGTATGGAAGACATTCCATTTACGGATGAAGGCCAGAAAGCACAGCTCCGTGCCCAAACCAAGTTTTTAAGGGCCCTATTTTATTATCACTTGGTTCGCAAGTGGGGGGACGTTCCTTTAGTAACCGTGCCGCTAACCACACAGGAAGAAATACAGGCCAGTACTTACAGGGAAAATCAGGCCGTGGTCTATGAACAGATTATAGCCGACCTGAGCGACGCCGTGAGCAGTCCGCTCCCCGAGCAACAAACGGGCGGTAATCTGGGAAGGGTTTCCAAGGCCGCGGCGAACGCACTATTAGGCGAAGTCTATTTAACAATGGCCAAAACCTTAGACAATGACGACAGACAATCCCATTTGGAACAGGCCAGGACCTACCTAACAGCGGCTTATAATATGCGTAGCTTCAACCGTTTGGCCGATATTCCCTACACCGATGTATTTGATGTGGATCGGCAAGCCAATTGTCCGGAAATTATCTTTTCCGTTGTATATATACAAGGTGATCAAAATTTTTCATCCCGTATTGCGGCCAATAGCCAAGCTGCCGGAGAAACAATCAATTCGCGAAGGCCGGGTAGCGGTGTAGGTATGCGTGCATCGCTGGATCTTGTGAATGATTATGAAGAGGATGATTTACGCAAAGACTTTACCGTCAAGTTTGCCAACGCGCCATCCGTCGGCGATTGGTTCGTAACCAAATACCGCGACACGAGTGAAGCGGCAGGCGACAATGGTTTTGGTGGAAACAATTGGGTTTTGATGCGCTATGCCGATGTTATTTTACAATTGGCGGAAATCCATGCCGAACTGGGAAATGATGGAGAGGCCATTACTTATTTAAATATGGTACGGGAGAGAGCGGAACGCCCGACTTATCAGGAAATGCAATCGCTAAGCACCTATACCAGTAAATACCCTACCTTAAAGTTGGCAATTCTTCATGAGCGCCGTTCCGAATTGGCCTTCGAGCATAAGCGTCTGTTCGATTTATTACGTTTTTTTACTATTGAAGAGCTCACTGCCTTCTTCCGGTCAAAACAACAATCAGAATATGGAAGAGCCAGTTTAAATAATTTTTCCGGCAAAGACCGCTATTTTCCAATTCCATTGGATGAATATCGTTTAGATCCCGAAAGGATGTACCAAAACCCCGGTTATTAA
- a CDS encoding hemin ABC transporter substrate-binding protein — MRKIFFNIIMLLFAVTIFACRSSDQTTGDTLVDDSTRIVSINGSITEILADLGLEDQIVGVDVASTYPKSILQKPKVGHSTKIAAEGVLGLDPDIVIGINNEVSSVMKDQLTSSGVKVLLFDQAYSVEGTKSLIASVTDSLGFKQRGDSIIQALDADLAEVKSLDDAAPKPKVLFIYARGTGTMMVGGDDTQAAKVIELAGGENAITGFADYKPLTAEALVAANPDVILLFSSGLESLGGAKGLLEVQGVKETNAGKNQKFVEMDGQFLTGFSQRLGKAVKELSEKIH; from the coding sequence ATGAGAAAAATATTTTTTAATATAATCATGCTGCTTTTCGCAGTAACGATTTTTGCCTGCCGCAGTAGTGATCAGACAACGGGAGATACCCTAGTTGATGATTCTACCCGCATCGTATCCATTAACGGATCGATAACCGAAATTTTGGCAGACCTAGGTCTGGAAGACCAGATTGTAGGGGTGGATGTTGCCAGTACTTATCCAAAGTCAATTTTGCAGAAGCCAAAAGTAGGGCATAGTACAAAAATTGCTGCAGAAGGGGTATTAGGGCTCGATCCGGATATCGTAATCGGTATTAACAATGAGGTGAGTTCCGTTATGAAAGATCAATTGACGTCTTCAGGGGTGAAGGTGTTACTATTCGATCAAGCGTACTCCGTAGAAGGAACAAAAAGTCTTATTGCCAGCGTCACCGATAGTTTAGGATTTAAACAAAGAGGCGATTCCATCATTCAAGCACTGGATGCGGATTTAGCGGAGGTAAAGTCGCTGGATGATGCGGCGCCTAAACCAAAGGTATTATTTATCTATGCCCGTGGAACGGGAACCATGATGGTTGGGGGCGATGACACCCAAGCGGCAAAAGTCATCGAGCTTGCCGGTGGTGAAAATGCGATCACCGGTTTTGCCGACTATAAACCCCTAACGGCCGAAGCGCTTGTGGCGGCCAACCCTGACGTGATCCTGCTGTTTTCTTCGGGACTGGAAAGCCTGGGGGGAGCAAAAGGCTTATTGGAAGTGCAAGGTGTAAAAGAGACCAATGCCGGGAAGAATCAAAAATTTGTTGAAATGGATGGTCAGTTCCTTACCGGCTTCAGTCAACGTTTGGGCAAAGCAGTAAAAGAACTGTCAGAAAAAATACATTGA
- the msrA gene encoding peptide-methionine (S)-S-oxide reductase MsrA, translating to MKATFGGGCFWCTEVIFQQLEGVNKVLPGYMGGHTENPTYKEICTGNTGHAEVVQIDYDPEILSYKKLLGIFFKTHDPTTLNRQGNDVGTQYRSVVFFHNPEQKFEAETFINKLTDENVFNDSIVTEVEEAQEFYEAEDYHHDYFNNNPDNPYCAAVIQPKLQKFLQSQVGEF from the coding sequence ATGAAAGCAACATTTGGCGGGGGCTGCTTTTGGTGTACAGAAGTAATTTTTCAACAGTTGGAAGGCGTTAACAAGGTGTTACCCGGATATATGGGAGGGCATACTGAAAATCCAACGTATAAAGAGATCTGCACTGGTAACACCGGGCATGCAGAAGTTGTGCAAATAGATTATGACCCAGAAATTTTGTCGTATAAAAAACTGCTCGGCATTTTCTTTAAAACGCACGATCCTACCACCTTAAACCGCCAGGGCAACGACGTAGGAACACAATACCGATCGGTGGTGTTTTTTCACAATCCCGAGCAGAAATTTGAGGCGGAGACGTTTATTAATAAGTTAACTGACGAAAATGTTTTTAACGATTCTATTGTGACTGAGGTAGAAGAAGCGCAGGAATTTTATGAAGCAGAAGATTATCACCATGATTATTTTAACAATAATCCAGATAACCCTTACTGTGCAGCGGTGATACAACCAAAGTTGCAGAAGTTTTTACAAAGCCAGGTAGGAGAGTTTTAG
- a CDS encoding heme ABC transporter ATP-binding protein yields the protein MIKVEHLSYNVGKKVLLQDIGFDVQAGELLSIIGANGAGKSTLLKLLCKDGQASSGEIFIKGNPIRNYKLKDLSKFRSVLSQHNTISVSFTVHEIVMMGRYPHFEHQPSANDIQVVKAAMEETGVTSFSNRDYNTLSGGEQQRVQLARVIAQIYDQPQGLLLLDEPTNGLDLLYQQQVLQLARSLANRGFCVVCILHDINFASRYSDKVLLLKNGQKIAFGTPIEVITCDHIHEAFNIRVELMAGENTRCPLIMPSAILN from the coding sequence ATGATTAAAGTAGAACATTTGTCATATAACGTTGGTAAGAAAGTATTGCTTCAAGATATCGGCTTCGATGTGCAAGCTGGAGAGCTTTTATCCATAATTGGGGCAAATGGTGCGGGAAAAAGTACCTTACTCAAGTTATTATGTAAAGATGGGCAAGCAAGCAGTGGAGAAATTTTCATAAAAGGCAATCCTATCCGAAACTATAAATTGAAGGATTTGTCCAAATTTAGGTCCGTGCTGAGCCAGCATAATACGATTTCCGTTTCTTTTACTGTTCATGAGATAGTGATGATGGGACGTTACCCGCATTTTGAACACCAGCCCTCGGCGAATGATATACAGGTGGTGAAAGCAGCAATGGAGGAAACGGGAGTAACTTCTTTTAGTAACCGGGATTATAATACCCTATCGGGAGGGGAGCAGCAACGGGTACAACTGGCTCGGGTAATTGCGCAAATCTATGATCAGCCACAAGGGTTGTTATTGCTAGATGAACCAACAAACGGATTGGATCTATTGTATCAGCAGCAGGTTTTGCAATTGGCACGTTCTTTAGCCAATCGAGGCTTCTGTGTCGTATGTATACTGCATGATATCAATTTTGCTTCCCGTTATTCGGACAAAGTATTATTATTAAAAAATGGACAAAAAATAGCATTCGGGACACCGATAGAAGTGATCACATGTGATCATATACATGAAGCTTTTAATATTCGGGTTGAATTGATGGCAGGGGAAAATACCCGATGCCCATTAATTATGCCCAGTGCAATTTTAAACTGA
- a CDS encoding HmuY family protein, with protein MKRIYQKESWIALALIVAMSACGKSDDVAPEIPPSDGSVMTLEGGDGGNAAENAVYVDFSAENQVPVKRDSWDLALYTGDEFQVKLNNMIGAAAIATGETDLNAVNSENFDISTLAVGQGQGTLDMIDAVDGSIEGTVIAPIAEDETANKVYVISTAGGTEVLPENVYKVRVLRSDNGGYAVQYAQIDENSFNTIEVEKNADYNFSYASFKTGDLVSVEPDRTNWDIVWGYSMYYTANFPYPFSDLVFINHLGGVTAAEVLVEDGTSYEDFAENHLGAITWSNDIDVIGSKWRVTSPEPARRLEDRFYVIKDAAGNVYKLKFNSMGPGDSGERGRPEIEFQLVTRG; from the coding sequence ATGAAAAGAATTTACCAAAAAGAGAGCTGGATAGCGTTAGCGCTTATCGTGGCAATGAGTGCTTGCGGAAAAAGCGATGATGTCGCACCTGAGATTCCACCGTCAGATGGTTCGGTGATGACCTTGGAAGGTGGGGATGGTGGAAATGCAGCAGAAAATGCAGTTTATGTTGATTTTAGCGCAGAAAATCAAGTGCCCGTGAAAAGGGATTCTTGGGATCTGGCACTTTATACCGGCGATGAATTTCAGGTGAAACTAAATAATATGATTGGCGCGGCCGCCATAGCTACGGGGGAAACCGATTTAAACGCAGTAAATTCCGAGAACTTTGATATATCAACTTTGGCGGTAGGGCAAGGTCAAGGTACCTTGGATATGATAGATGCTGTTGACGGGTCTATTGAAGGAACGGTAATTGCACCCATAGCTGAGGACGAAACAGCGAACAAGGTTTATGTTATCAGTACTGCGGGAGGAACAGAAGTCCTGCCGGAAAATGTATATAAAGTAAGAGTACTTAGAAGCGACAACGGTGGTTATGCGGTGCAATACGCACAAATTGATGAAAATTCTTTTAACACGATTGAAGTGGAGAAAAATGCAGACTACAATTTCAGCTATGCATCGTTTAAAACAGGAGATCTGGTATCTGTAGAGCCAGATAGAACCAACTGGGATATTGTATGGGGATATAGTATGTATTATACGGCTAATTTCCCTTATCCTTTTTCTGATTTAGTATTTATTAATCATCTAGGAGGTGTAACAGCAGCAGAAGTATTAGTTGAAGACGGAACATCTTATGAAGACTTCGCCGAAAATCACTTGGGTGCAATTACGTGGAGTAATGATATTGATGTAATAGGTTCAAAGTGGCGTGTGACAAGTCCTGAACCAGCGCGACGCTTAGAAGATCGCTTTTATGTGATAAAGGATGCAGCAGGCAACGTATATAAGTTAAAATTTAATAGTATGGGACCCGGCGATAGTGGCGAACGTGGCCGTCCGGAAATCGAATTCCAACTCGTTACGAGAGGATAA
- a CDS encoding TonB-dependent receptor, with protein MGIYVHSIAQQDEAFVTGKLLSSDAKAAPNITVLAKGTNYLTRTNEQGIYTLSLPAGSYELQLKCLGILDQTIAIKVKPAEKLQLDDIVLKATAYDLNEVVVTGQFEPQSLKNSVYRIRTIGQDQILARASTSVENVLNTELGIRFSNDMALGESGIELMGMGGRNVKVMVDGLPIVDRGDLAQSLSQIDINTIERIEIVEGPMAVSYGTDALAGVINIITKKVESDQLLLSARLQEETIAENYDFLQNDGIHNANISALWGNKGWKASVSGSRNNAGGYVGGGSGAIDHWMPKDQWFGSGSLGYGTARWDLNYRLDYNNEDILNLGNLNTSTYRQSRVNYLTDRWTHQLQGRFMANHRLSFNFSGSYQDYERRTRSVVRDYRNGTTELSTNAGAQDTATFLTSVLRLTAQYTVADNFILQPGLEYRSDKGTGQRIDGDPRINDYAFFISGEWGLTRNLLIRPGMRFIYNSVYDAPPVIPSINAKWSINDQFDLRASYGRGFRSPALRELYFTFFDANHAVVGNPDLKAEHSNSYQASLSWSGLQDGTMQWMSTLNGFYNDFNDQINTGIDPSRPTVNTYINIDKFRTAGGTWENSFSYKEIVAKLGFSYIGRYNRLADEIDHIPSMRWTPEVNAVINYHIPKWKAGLNLYYKFNGQRIGFNAIAGDDGRISARRFEIQSYHTADLTLNKVLMQGLTLSGGVRNLFDVTTLDNTSLGSGGAHATDTGPIPISYGRSYFLGLKYDINIRRL; from the coding sequence ATGGGTATATACGTACATAGCATAGCACAGCAGGATGAAGCTTTTGTAACTGGTAAGCTTTTGAGCTCAGATGCTAAAGCTGCCCCGAATATCACCGTTTTGGCAAAAGGTACAAACTACCTTACCCGTACCAATGAACAGGGTATTTACACCTTAAGTCTTCCGGCGGGCTCATATGAGCTGCAATTAAAATGTTTGGGAATTTTAGATCAAACAATAGCCATCAAAGTAAAGCCTGCAGAAAAGCTGCAGCTAGATGATATCGTGTTGAAAGCCACCGCCTACGACTTGAACGAAGTGGTGGTAACCGGTCAATTTGAGCCGCAGTCGCTGAAAAATTCGGTATATCGCATCCGTACCATCGGGCAAGATCAAATTTTGGCTCGAGCTTCGACTTCTGTAGAAAACGTATTGAATACGGAGTTGGGTATTCGCTTTAGCAATGATATGGCTCTGGGTGAATCTGGAATCGAGCTCATGGGAATGGGCGGAAGAAATGTGAAAGTCATGGTAGATGGTTTGCCCATAGTAGACAGAGGTGATTTAGCACAAAGCCTGAGTCAAATAGATATCAATACCATTGAGCGTATAGAGATTGTGGAAGGGCCCATGGCAGTAAGTTATGGTACAGATGCCTTAGCAGGAGTGATCAATATCATTACGAAAAAAGTGGAAAGCGACCAATTGCTATTATCGGCGCGCCTACAAGAGGAAACAATAGCTGAAAACTACGACTTTCTACAAAACGATGGTATCCATAATGCTAATATTAGCGCTTTGTGGGGTAATAAAGGTTGGAAGGCCAGTGTTTCGGGCAGTAGAAATAATGCAGGCGGTTATGTTGGAGGCGGCTCTGGAGCTATCGATCATTGGATGCCGAAGGATCAATGGTTTGGATCGGGTAGCTTAGGTTACGGCACGGCCAGATGGGATCTTAATTATCGCTTAGATTATAATAACGAAGATATATTGAATCTGGGAAATTTAAATACCAGCACTTATCGGCAATCTCGGGTCAACTACCTTACTGATCGCTGGACACATCAACTCCAAGGAAGATTCATGGCTAATCATCGTTTGTCCTTTAACTTCAGTGGCTCTTATCAGGATTATGAACGCCGAACCCGTTCGGTGGTACGGGATTACCGAAATGGTACAACAGAACTTTCCACTAATGCCGGGGCGCAGGATACCGCAACCTTTCTAACTAGCGTATTAAGGTTAACAGCGCAATACACCGTAGCGGATAATTTTATCTTGCAGCCTGGCTTAGAATACCGATCAGACAAGGGCACCGGACAGCGTATCGACGGAGATCCGAGGATTAACGATTATGCTTTCTTTATATCCGGCGAATGGGGATTGACAAGAAATTTATTGATCCGTCCCGGCATGCGATTTATCTATAATTCGGTATATGACGCCCCGCCGGTCATTCCTTCTATAAATGCTAAGTGGAGCATAAATGATCAGTTTGATCTGAGGGCTTCCTATGGTCGGGGTTTTCGTTCCCCTGCTTTACGTGAACTGTATTTCACTTTCTTTGATGCCAATCATGCTGTTGTGGGAAATCCGGATTTAAAAGCAGAACATTCCAATAGCTATCAGGCCAGTTTGAGCTGGTCGGGTCTGCAGGATGGTACAATGCAATGGATGAGCACCTTAAATGGATTTTATAACGACTTCAACGATCAGATAAACACCGGCATAGATCCCAGTCGGCCAACGGTTAATACGTATATTAATATCGATAAATTCCGCACCGCAGGAGGAACCTGGGAAAATAGCTTCTCCTACAAAGAGATTGTAGCCAAACTGGGGTTCTCCTATATCGGTCGATATAATCGCCTGGCAGATGAAATTGATCATATTCCGAGCATGCGCTGGACACCTGAAGTCAACGCTGTCATTAACTATCATATACCGAAATGGAAAGCAGGACTTAATCTTTACTACAAGTTCAACGGACAGCGCATAGGCTTTAATGCCATAGCCGGTGATGACGGTAGAATAAGTGCCAGAAGGTTTGAAATTCAATCTTACCACACAGCGGATCTTACCTTAAATAAGGTTTTGATGCAAGGTTTGACACTAAGCGGAGGTGTGCGCAACCTTTTTGATGTAACTACCCTCGATAATACTTCGCTGGGTTCGGGCGGTGCACATGCAACGGATACAGGTCCTATTCCGATCAGCTACGGTAGATCGTATTTTCTAGGTTTGAAATATGATATCAATATCCGGAGGCTATAA